In the Limanda limanda chromosome 15, fLimLim1.1, whole genome shotgun sequence genome, acagacaggtctgtcggccaataaggtccttcggtccgaagaattttattggttgaagttttcactaaatattatgagagtgaaataattgtttgtttttactcctggtgggtctgtcttgcattttagagtgtcattaccttattaataccaatttaaccttatccaaaaaaagtgtaaaaatgcaacaaaggtaagagtccctttaacacacTCTTCAAACTGATTTTTGCTAAAGGTCTTTTTTGATGTTCTCTCTCTGGAGACatctgtcctcatgtccttgTGTCCTGATGACAAACTCTTGTCCCAGGTGCGTCATGTGACTCGTACCTGGTCATGACAGTCTGTCGGTCCGGGCGGATGTCCAAGAGAATCTTCATTATCTGAGGTTCGAAGCCCATGTCCAGCATCCGGTCGGCCTCGTCCAGCACCTGTTTGCCACCATCAAGAAAAGGATCAATCCAAAATTAAGACAAAGATAATCCCACAGATTCCAAAGACAGAAATTATAGATTTGTGATCATTTGTTATCATTTGTGATCACAGCTAAGACTTTCATAAACAGTGAGGCACTGCTGTTGCTGTTCATGGAGATTTCTACTGGGTTGAGCCTTTAAAGTTGAGAGTCACACTATGAACAGTGGCCTCATCTAAACTTTCACCCTCCTCATACATAGAccaacatgcacagacacaaacagccgACCAGGTAGGTGATGGAGCGAAGACTGATGAGGTCGTTCATCTGTAGATCGTTTAGTCGTCCTGGCGTGGCGATGACGATGTCCACACCGCGCCTCACCAGGCTGATCTGGCTTTTCCTATCCCCTCCACCATAGATGCAGATACTGGGAGAGGGAACAGAAGAACCGTCAAAGTCACGTTGCTTCCACAGTGGAATTAATAACCCTTAATGATTCCTAACATAAGACCTTTTGTAGCCTTTGTAGCTGTACTTGTTGCATTCCACTTCAATCTGCAGGGCCAGCTCTCTGGTGGGAGTCAGCACCAACATGCCAGGACCCCTGCGATCAGCGCTGGCTCTACGAAGGAAGGACACACAAAAGATTTGGATCGTCGagcaagcaaaaaaaaaatggaaatgaaagaaaccaaaCAGTACGTTcagtagggatgggggaaaaaaaatcgattcagttacaaatcgcgattcttgtgaatgacgattttaaatcgatatgctgcctcccaaatcgatttttttttttttttaaaacatatttattggtttatacggggggggggtatattgggggagcaacatcaccccagagcatgttgaccagctcttgtttttgcacaagaatctaaacatacccaagcactagctttgtatcgcctacatgcaaacaacaatagcctactttttgtttatttcaaagtttatattttaagtaaactattattcattctatttaatttaccttttatttattgttttaaaagtagcctaagtggcttacatttcttaatctgtcagtttgtgtgcagttgacaggggctatacaataatagggaacatttttatttattttctctattggctgcccggcagtcattaagttaatgttaatatttgaaataaaacttgtaaagctctaagtgaatttgactgtgttgtatttgaaggattgattcaacatttttccatggtccagtatttaaaaaaaaaaaaataaccaaaagaaatcccaggaaatcctaatatcgaatcgcaatacttacagaaatcgcaatacacatcgtatcgccacctaagtatcgtgatagtatcgtatcgggaggtccctgccgattcccgtccctaacgTTCAGCCCCTAAAAGTTAAGACACAAGGAACGGATCTGCTACTCACTCAAACTGGCCGTCCATGTGGATGAACCCTGGCAGCAGGTAGGCCAGGGTTTTCCCGGTGCCGGTTTGGGCGATGGCGATGAGGTCGTCTCCGCTCATCAACACGGGCCATGCCTGAGACtgaagcaaacaaaaacatcacaatCGATACTGCTACAACACCACCCTTACAAAAGTaaactgatttttaaaaaatccattAGAACTACTGAAAACATCCACTTCCCATTCTAATAAGATCAAGAGCGGCCTTCTTTGAGTACTATAGAGACCATCTGACCAAGTTTAAAAGTCACTTAAAAGTGGATGTTTAAGTCGTATCATATTTCAAATTAAGCCAAAGCATCCCTAGATATAGACTTTCTAACTTGAAGATCTAAGATTACAAATGTTACGTTGGAATTTAGTGTGAATCTATTTAAATGTCTTTGAACGatgggaggaagcaggagaaaacccacagaCATGGAGAGAATATTCAAACGCCTGAACCGGGATTCCAACTGGGAACCTACCTGCTGTTTAAATTTAGggttttataataaaaacaacatttgaaaGCAACGTTTTGGGAAACACACGTGAGATTAGAGCAATTAATACAACTGTGAGGGTAATTAGAGATTGAGTCATGGCATGTTAAACCCAACCCAGACTTAATTATGAGATAGACTGGCTCAACCCACAGAGAACATGAGGTGAACAGGTTGGTTCAGGTTGTTAATAACCACCGGAGGGTGGGGACGTTACTCAGCAGAACGTAGTTACAGTTTCTCACTCGTAACCACATGTTTTGACTCAGCAGCTACGTGATGACTCAAAGCAGTGAAACTAGAATCCCTTGAGCCAAACCCTCTTCCTGTAAAACGAAAGTGAAATCAGTGAGGGAGGTGATGCAGTTTCATTTCCCTGCTCAACACACTCTTTATCTCGATTTATCTCGTGTATTCAGTCAAGGAATGATAAGAGTGATAAATGACTGAAGGAGTCGGCCCACCCACCACGCTCTCACCTGGATGGGGGTCGGTTTGACGAAGCCCACTCGGACAATATTTTCCATGATCCCTGGAAAAGGTTCGAACGCCTCCAGGAAGGTGCGGCAGGGATAAGGAATGGGTCgcttctcccctccctccttcaggTCGTCCACAAAGATGTTGTTATTCTCTTTCCTGTGAAGGAAATGATGTAAAGATTAGAACTTCTTATctagaaaaagacaaatgaacaCCACGTTGAGCTTTACAGTTTAAAGACCAcagttttgttctttgtttacGAGACAGAGAAATATTCAACTTCCAAACCATtcccaaataaaaaatgaatttaatgGAGAGGAGAATCTGACACTTAGCTAAACTGAGTTTAATGATTCTGGTCCTGTGGACAGTTTGGGGATCAACGATATCAGACCTTTGTAAACCCCTTGTTGATTAATGATCCCCACACTTACTGTAAACCTCTGAAGATTCAGAACCACTGATTGTAAACAGTGCCGCCTTTGTGTCCGAGGCTGACGTTTTGCTAGCCTGTCCAACTGGTTTCTGACAAGTCTCATTATTCGCTCTGTGCTATATATAGCATTTGCCTCTCCCTCTATCGATTCCATAGAAAGCGGACATGTGGTTTATTTGAAACCTGCAGCGAACAAGATGAAGTGAAAGAAAATACGTCTCTGTCAGAATTACCTCCATTCGCTGACGTCCTCTGCCAGCAGCTTGGACACACTCTCGGCCTCCGTGTAAAAGTTCTTCTTCATGGGTGGGAGGTCTGAAGGAAGTCAGACATACTTTAAAACTACAGTGATAAGACGTATATAAACAAACAAGCCCAGGAGGTGTAGTAGTTGTTCTGACGACAGTGTGTGAGGCCTCACCCTGCCACTTGATCTCCTCATACTTGTCCTTGTTCTCCCGGATGGCGTTCCAGTCTATGAATGTGCTGGGTGGAGTGTCCCTGGAAGCCTTTAACTGGTCAGAAGACCAGACCGAGCTGTTGCTgactcctccatctcctccatggCCTCCTGCCGGACCAGCCTCTGACAAACACATCAGCATAAGAGTAGATGTATTTACAGCTCTAAGTGTAAGGAAACTAATGTTAGGAAGATCTCATGATCATTGTTTTCTAGTAAAATGACTGTGTACCGTTGTGTGATCTAGAAGTCAACAAGTGTTCAATCATCTCCTTGGCCTTCTCCTGGGCAGCGGGGGGGCCGAAGATGAGCACCTCCCCTTCATAATCCCCCCGGTTGAtctgaaaacagaacaaaacaaacatcgGTAACGTGCTAACCACAGCATGTTAGCATAGCACTCAAGACTTATCACTGTTAGGTCCGGGCCAAAAATACTCTGCTCTTTATCATCTGATTGAGGAAGTTTTGTAAAGTTAGTCTCCAGATGTGATGACTGATGAAAGTATGACTTCTGTCTTTAACACCTTTTTAAACTGAAGTTGAAATAAAGTCTGGTTGTtattttttactactgtattatcccgcctacaGTGTATTcctaattatatatatttatattgctcatagtgtattcctcattcttatatcatacagtacctcttaatactgtactattccatatatatttcttactgtacatatcttatttatttacatattccactttaaatatgcacaatactctgcacttttactgacttttttgcacttctggttagatgctaaactacATTTcattgtataagtacttgtgctgtgcaatgacaataaagttgaatctaatcttaTCTTTAGACCAAATTTTAATCGAAGGGAACATGGATAACAAGCTTTATGAATTATTATGAAAGTTGTTAAACACTAATTTAACATCATCTTACCTTGATGCTGGCTCTGGAGCTTTCTTCAAGTTCACGGATTTTGGCTCCTCCTTTACCTTTATCGAGAAACTTCATTTAATAATCTGGAAATAtcatttatttgtacattttatttgacattcAGGTGCAAATATGTGAAGGAAATTCTCCACAGACAAACTGGTGAGCTAGCTACTTCCGGTGGGATTAGCATAGGACAGCTAGCTACCTCCCGTGGGATTTGCACCATATAAgtctagatgtctcgtctgagTGCCGGCCAACGGAGTAGAACGttcgcacatggcggccatcttgctagggggcatctcgctcacccataacattgtgttggtagtggtaaataaccataacttgctaaattttcaaccgatttttaaacggtttgatttgatataaacgtcagagatgtagatgtgacactgcatacttacgaataattatatttttttctaaaaaaaaaaaagaataatttatgcagcgtcataactacatctctgacgtttaaaacaaaccagatagtttaaaaatcggttgaaaattgagcaagttatggttatttacctcTACCAACACACTGtaatgggtgagcgagatgccccctagcaagatggccgccatgtgcggacgtccggctcggtcgaacgagacatctagcctttgaTTAGCATAGCCCGGCTAGCTAACTCCGGCGGCAATTAGCATAGCACAGCTAGCTAGCTACCTCCGGCGGGACTAGCAGCGAAGTCCCGAACACCTGCCGCTGAAAGTAGAACCTCGTCCCCGGGAACAAACCTATGATTCTCCCGATATAATCGTTCTCCACGGTGAGGGTCACCGGCGGGTTGCAGTCCGACCGGACACCGGCCCGTCGCTCCCGGGGGGCACCGAAGTCCGTGCCCGGGTAGGAAACGCGGCCTTCGCGCCCACCCTCCGGGGCTCGGTGCTCGGGTCTCCGCTCCGGTCTCCAGTCCCTGGGGCCTCCGGGCCGGGGGCCTCCGAACCGGGGTCCGTCCCTGTCACCGTAGGACCCCCGTTCCCGGTCCCGGGGCCGGTCCTCGCCCGGGGGTCTGGGCTGCGGTCTCTGCAGGGCTGGATCCTCTTCCCAGTCCG is a window encoding:
- the ddx43 gene encoding probable ATP-dependent RNA helicase DDX43 — encoded protein: MSDWEEDPALQRPQPRPPGEDRPRDRERGSYGDRDGPRFGGPRPGGPRDWRPERRPEHRAPEGGREGRVSYPGTDFGAPRERRAGVRSDCNPPVTLTVENDYIGRIIGKGGAKIRELEESSRASIKINRGDYEGEVLIFGPPAAQEKAKEMIEHLLTSRSHNEAGPAGGHGGDGGVSNSSVWSSDQLKASRDTPPSTFIDWNAIRENKDKYEEIKWQDLPPMKKNFYTEAESVSKLLAEDVSEWRKENNNIFVDDLKEGGEKRPIPYPCRTFLEAFEPFPGIMENIVRVGFVKPTPIQSQAWPVLMSGDDLIAIAQTGTGKTLAYLLPGFIHMDGQFEASADRRGPGMLVLTPTRELALQIEVECNKYSYKGYKSICIYGGGDRKSQISLVRRGVDIVIATPGRLNDLQMNDLISLRSITYLVLDEADRMLDMGFEPQIMKILLDIRPDRQTVMTSATWPTGVRRLSKSYLKNPMMVYVGTLDLAAVNTVEQTILIVREEEKKSYLFDFIRNMLPEDKVLIFVGKKLVCDDLSSDMCLQGMAVQSLHGGRDQCDREEALKDFKDSRVRILVATDLASRGLDVIDITHVFNFDFPRNIEEYVHRVGRTGRAGRLGNAVTLVTRDNWRLAPELIQILARSGKEVPEELVLMAERYEKHKREKELEGPRGGHGGRGGREGGGGWGGGGGGRESGGGWGGGGGRREGGGGRGGRDRDQNWGF